A DNA window from Halopelagius inordinatus contains the following coding sequences:
- a CDS encoding SLC13 family permease → MALPAVTTEIVVVFGLILTAVVLFATEAVSPDVTAISVLVAVVVLEPWTGVGTEAAFAGFANTATITVAAMYMLSEGIYRTGIVRRLGVAVSHFAGGSESRLLGTTLVLTGGMAGIVNNTPIVAVFIPMVTDLADEYRISPSKLLIPLSYTAMMAGTLTLVGTSTNLLASTFSARLLDHPFSMFEFTHLGLIGLVVGIVYLVTIGQRLIPERVDPSIDLIGAFDLHRHVTRLYVRGDSPLVGRTLDRAVDDLPLESDMDVIEVLRGEDRHAAPGPEFTVDARDILTVRANRDTVREVASKLNLWLLPWVRIADLGMSVPAGIGTLVEARVTSGSDLVGQRIGDVRFSQRYAATVLAIRRDETILRENIEDVVLDVDDQLLVRTSGDNIDVLRDMENILVTAVAGEGVIQGDSSPGMQYREDRVGTTLAIVAGVVGAAALGIVSIAISALAGVVAMIVTGVLEPPEAYDAVSWDVIFLLAGMIPLGFALENSGGSQFIAELVVSFADSLPLLAVVGLFYLVTAVVTNLISNNATVVLMIPVAVDVAIRLGANAFAFVLAVTFAASTSFLTPIGYQTNLMVYGPGGYKYTDFFRVGAPLQLLLAVVTTVGIWFFWGI, encoded by the coding sequence ATGGCACTTCCAGCCGTAACGACGGAAATCGTCGTCGTGTTTGGGCTCATTCTCACGGCTGTCGTGCTGTTTGCGACGGAGGCCGTCTCGCCGGACGTCACGGCCATCTCGGTTCTCGTCGCCGTCGTCGTCCTCGAACCGTGGACCGGTGTCGGAACGGAGGCGGCTTTCGCCGGATTCGCCAACACCGCGACAATCACCGTCGCGGCGATGTATATGCTGAGCGAGGGGATCTATCGGACCGGAATCGTCCGTCGTCTCGGCGTCGCCGTCTCTCACTTCGCAGGGGGAAGTGAGTCGCGCCTTCTCGGAACGACGCTCGTTCTCACCGGCGGGATGGCCGGGATAGTCAACAACACACCGATCGTGGCCGTGTTCATCCCGATGGTAACTGATCTGGCCGACGAGTACCGTATCTCCCCGTCTAAACTCCTGATTCCCCTCTCGTATACCGCGATGATGGCCGGGACGCTCACGCTGGTCGGAACCTCGACGAACCTCCTCGCGAGTACGTTTTCGGCGAGATTACTCGATCATCCGTTCTCGATGTTCGAGTTCACGCATCTCGGGCTGATCGGGTTGGTAGTCGGTATCGTCTATCTCGTGACTATCGGCCAACGTCTCATCCCCGAACGGGTCGACCCATCTATCGATCTGATCGGAGCGTTCGACCTGCACCGCCACGTCACGCGACTGTACGTCCGTGGCGATTCACCGCTCGTCGGTCGAACGCTCGACAGAGCCGTCGATGACCTGCCGCTCGAATCAGATATGGACGTCATCGAGGTTCTACGAGGCGAGGACCGCCACGCCGCTCCCGGACCGGAGTTCACCGTGGACGCGCGAGATATTCTGACGGTTCGGGCCAACCGCGATACGGTCCGTGAGGTCGCTTCGAAACTTAATCTCTGGCTGCTTCCGTGGGTTCGCATCGCCGACCTCGGCATGAGCGTTCCAGCCGGTATCGGAACGCTCGTCGAGGCTCGCGTGACGTCTGGCTCCGATCTGGTGGGCCAGCGCATCGGCGACGTCCGTTTCAGCCAACGGTACGCGGCGACGGTGCTCGCGATTCGCCGGGACGAGACGATCCTCCGCGAGAACATCGAAGACGTGGTCTTGGACGTCGATGATCAGCTCTTGGTCCGCACCTCCGGTGACAACATCGACGTACTCCGAGATATGGAGAACATCCTGGTGACCGCTGTCGCGGGAGAAGGCGTGATCCAGGGGGACTCCTCACCCGGCATGCAGTACCGGGAGGACCGCGTAGGGACGACTCTCGCTATCGTTGCCGGTGTCGTCGGCGCGGCGGCGCTCGGAATCGTTTCGATCGCAATCTCGGCACTCGCCGGTGTGGTCGCGATGATCGTGACCGGCGTGCTCGAACCTCCGGAGGCCTACGATGCGGTTTCGTGGGACGTGATATTCCTTCTCGCCGGAATGATTCCGCTCGGGTTCGCATTGGAGAACTCCGGTGGGTCACAGTTTATCGCAGAACTCGTGGTGAGCTTCGCTGATTCTCTCCCGTTGCTTGCAGTCGTCGGCTTGTTCTATCTCGTGACGGCGGTGGTGACCAATCTCATCAGCAACAACGCGACCGTCGTTCTCATGATTCCAGTTGCTGTCGACGTCGCGATTCGACTGGGGGCCAACGCGTTCGCGTTCGTCCTCGCGGTCACCTTCGCGGCGAGTACGTCGTTTCTGACGCCGATCGGTTATCAAACGAATCTCATGGTGTACGGGCCGGGAGGATACAAATACACGGACTTCTTTCGGGTCGGGGCACCGC